One region of Streptomyces subrutilus genomic DNA includes:
- a CDS encoding Uma2 family endonuclease, with protein sequence MAAELPEWMLPPRPSGWEADDLDHWPQAPRHTELIDGALIFMMSPQRSWHARLVENLTFSLRQAAPDGIEIERDMTVRLDKRSRPEPDVLAVTVAYDPDRTRFLPDEVALAIEVVSEESAERDRSIKPFKYAQAGIPHFWRVEDEASGPAVHVYELDTVTRSYVPTGIHREWLKVSVPFPAAIDLGKLVP encoded by the coding sequence ATGGCAGCCGAGCTCCCCGAATGGATGCTTCCACCCCGCCCGAGCGGCTGGGAAGCGGACGACCTCGATCACTGGCCGCAGGCTCCCCGGCACACGGAACTCATCGACGGGGCACTGATCTTCATGATGTCCCCGCAGCGGTCCTGGCACGCCCGCCTCGTGGAGAACCTGACCTTCAGCCTGCGCCAGGCCGCGCCCGACGGCATCGAGATCGAACGGGACATGACCGTCCGGCTCGACAAGAGGAGCCGCCCCGAACCGGACGTCCTGGCCGTGACGGTCGCCTACGACCCCGACCGCACCCGCTTCCTCCCGGACGAGGTGGCCCTCGCGATCGAAGTGGTCTCCGAGGAGTCGGCGGAGCGTGACCGCTCCATCAAGCCGTTCAAGTACGCCCAGGCGGGCATCCCCCACTTCTGGCGGGTCGAGGACGAGGCGAGCGGGCCCGCCGTCCACGTCTACGAACTGGACACCGTCACCAGGTCGTACGTCCCCACCGGGATCCACCGCGAGTGGCTGAAGGTGTCGGTGCCGTTCCCCGCGGCCATCGACCTCGGCAAGCTCGTCCCCTGA
- a CDS encoding class I SAM-dependent methyltransferase, giving the protein MFTSHGPGVRELAVQALSSVERGYDLLAPKFDHTPFRTPERMLDAVEETLAQREGSFGAGLDVCCGTGAGIGMLRRLCRERVTGVDLSAGMLAEARRAHPDPRVDFVRADARALPPELAASYDLAVSFGAFGHFLPAERPALFAGVHAALREGGVFAFPIGAPIPPSHPLWWAVAGFDAAMRVRNAVWRPPFVMYYRTFPLSGVRADLRAAGFTVETAALEHFGRRPSGAPRWRLVLARRSARPHRVHVREGLGPVG; this is encoded by the coding sequence GTGTTCACCAGCCACGGGCCCGGCGTCCGCGAACTCGCCGTGCAGGCCCTGTCCTCCGTCGAGCGCGGCTACGACCTGCTCGCGCCGAAGTTCGACCACACGCCCTTCCGCACCCCGGAGCGGATGCTCGACGCCGTCGAGGAGACCCTGGCCCAGCGGGAGGGCTCCTTCGGTGCCGGGCTGGACGTGTGCTGCGGCACGGGCGCGGGGATCGGCATGCTGCGGAGGCTGTGCCGGGAGCGCGTGACCGGGGTGGACCTGAGCGCGGGCATGCTGGCCGAGGCCCGGCGCGCGCATCCGGACCCGCGCGTGGACTTCGTACGGGCCGACGCGCGGGCCCTGCCGCCCGAGCTCGCGGCCTCCTACGACCTGGCCGTCAGCTTCGGGGCCTTCGGCCACTTCCTCCCGGCCGAGCGGCCGGCCCTCTTCGCCGGGGTCCACGCGGCGCTGCGCGAGGGCGGGGTCTTCGCCTTCCCGATCGGCGCGCCGATCCCGCCGAGCCACCCGCTGTGGTGGGCGGTGGCGGGCTTCGACGCGGCGATGCGGGTGCGCAACGCGGTGTGGCGCCCGCCCTTCGTCATGTACTACCGGACCTTCCCGCTGAGCGGGGTCCGCGCCGACCTGCGGGCGGCCGGCTTCACGGTGGAGACCGCCGCGCTGGAGCACTTCGGCCGCCGGCCCTCGGGCGCTCCGCGCTGGCGCCTGGTCCTGGCGCGCAGGTCAGCCCGACCGCACCGAGTACACGTGCGCGAGGGGCTGGGGCCAGTAGGCTGA